A region from the Bradyrhizobium erythrophlei genome encodes:
- a CDS encoding nuclear transport factor 2 family protein, producing MTEHSLWRFSRALHRAINERRHDEIEDLIDDDVDWAIYGPIDMFPFLGARRGKAAVLEVIRQIADNVRVRRFDRETIMLGVDSASSMLRYSLTALDSDKPISLRIAHFAQFKAGKLSNIRILVDTFDLVEQALGRPIHLPRISSFA from the coding sequence ATGACAGAGCACAGCCTCTGGCGTTTCTCACGCGCGTTGCATCGCGCGATCAACGAGCGCCGGCACGACGAAATCGAAGACCTGATCGATGACGATGTCGATTGGGCGATCTACGGCCCGATCGACATGTTTCCGTTCCTCGGCGCGCGCCGCGGCAAGGCGGCGGTGCTGGAAGTGATCCGGCAGATCGCGGACAACGTCCGGGTTCGCCGCTTCGATCGCGAGACCATCATGCTGGGCGTGGATTCGGCGTCATCGATGCTGCGCTATTCACTGACGGCACTGGATTCCGACAAGCCGATCAGCTTGCGGATCGCCCATTTCGCGCAGTTCAAGGCCGGCAAGCTCTCCAACATCCGCATTCTCGTCGATACCTTCGATCTGGTGGAGCAGGCGCTCGGGCGTCCGATTCATTTGCCGAGGATCTCGTCGTTCGCCTAG
- a CDS encoding nuclear transport factor 2 family protein, whose protein sequence is MTEPLNRQRVLSLLDDFSAGDIEAALGHCADDVDFLTHAPIDILPHMGPRRGKAELREMWKTVQDRYSSIRYEAPILVAEGDKVAAYLRAFFTKRSNERVVQFDVAVFYTLREGRIAQIREIIDSFDLVQQVLETDIAAVLAQRGPREG, encoded by the coding sequence ATGACCGAGCCACTCAACCGCCAGCGCGTGCTCTCGCTTCTCGATGATTTCTCGGCCGGCGATATCGAGGCCGCGCTGGGGCACTGCGCCGACGACGTCGATTTCCTCACCCACGCGCCGATCGATATCCTGCCCCATATGGGGCCGCGCCGCGGCAAGGCCGAGCTGCGGGAGATGTGGAAGACCGTCCAGGACCGCTATTCCAGCATTCGCTACGAGGCGCCGATCCTGGTCGCCGAGGGCGACAAGGTCGCGGCCTATCTGCGCGCGTTCTTCACCAAACGCAGCAACGAGCGCGTGGTGCAGTTCGACGTGGCGGTGTTCTACACCCTGCGCGAAGGCCGGATCGCGCAGATCCGCGAGATCATCGATTCCTTCGATCTGGTGCAGCAGGTGCTCGAAACCGATATCGCCGCGGTGCTGGCGCAACGCGGGCCGCGCGAAGGCTAA
- a CDS encoding DpnI domain-containing protein: MKLGFEESQSSYSSGSQSARAWTEAWVSAWAYCPHCGNAKISAFPNNSPLADFFCTFCAEEFELKSQKGKFGAKVLDGEFKTKCERLAVSNNPNLLLMNYDLKSLAVVNLFIVPKHFFVREIIEERKPLAATARRAGWIGSKILLDRVPESGKIHIVQGGIIRAKELVLAEWQKTLFLRNESPETRGWLLDVMKCVESLGKREFTLDEVYAFERHLGDLYPGNQNVKPKIRQQLQYLRDRGFIDFVSRGNYRLRS, encoded by the coding sequence ATGAAACTCGGCTTCGAGGAATCGCAATCGTCCTATTCCAGCGGCTCGCAAAGTGCCCGCGCATGGACGGAAGCCTGGGTGAGCGCGTGGGCATACTGCCCGCATTGCGGCAATGCAAAGATATCTGCCTTTCCGAATAACAGCCCGCTGGCGGATTTCTTTTGTACGTTTTGCGCCGAGGAATTCGAACTCAAGAGTCAGAAAGGGAAATTCGGCGCGAAGGTCCTGGATGGCGAGTTCAAGACCAAATGCGAACGTCTCGCCGTAAGCAACAATCCCAACCTTCTGCTGATGAACTACGATCTCAAATCGCTTGCGGTCGTGAACCTGTTCATCGTGCCGAAGCATTTCTTTGTCCGCGAGATCATCGAGGAACGCAAGCCACTGGCAGCGACCGCACGCCGAGCCGGATGGATTGGTTCGAAAATCCTGCTCGATCGCGTTCCCGAGTCGGGCAAAATTCACATCGTCCAAGGTGGGATCATTCGCGCGAAGGAGTTGGTGCTTGCCGAATGGCAAAAGACGCTCTTCCTCAGGAATGAATCGCCGGAGACGCGCGGCTGGCTGCTGGATGTCATGAAATGCGTGGAGTCGCTCGGCAAGCGCGAGTTCACGCTTGACGAAGTCTATGCCTTCGAGCGGCATCTCGGCGATCTCTATCCCGGCAACCAGAACGTCAAACCCAAGATACGCCAGCAGCTTCAATATTTACGGGACCGGGGATTTATCGATTTCGTGTCGCGTGGTAATTATCGCCTGCGTTCGTAG